A section of the Ruania halotolerans genome encodes:
- a CDS encoding class I SAM-dependent methyltransferase: protein MEPCEFWSTGDYATVGDLWSQPGRDLPARLNVQGKDVVDLATGTGVTAIAATRAGASSVIGVDVTPSLLAEAARRAAALPIRWVEADVTALPLPEDSADLVVSTFGLVFAEPVAAFGEARRIARPGGQVVATSWAAEGLFGRLRQVLAPFAPDAPLPWHEDAASIREVLGSSAQVRQASFVMTIGSPEHFVGLLEQHSAPIVMLSRAIGEEWPAARQALVDLMAESGTWQGDQFEVVVHYLITSLPVS, encoded by the coding sequence ATGGAGCCATGCGAGTTCTGGTCCACCGGCGACTATGCCACCGTCGGTGACCTGTGGAGCCAGCCGGGGCGTGACCTGCCCGCGCGGCTGAATGTGCAGGGCAAGGACGTGGTGGACCTGGCCACCGGCACGGGTGTGACCGCGATCGCTGCTACCCGAGCGGGCGCATCCTCCGTGATCGGGGTCGATGTCACGCCTTCACTGCTCGCGGAGGCCGCACGACGGGCTGCTGCCCTGCCGATCCGGTGGGTGGAGGCGGATGTGACCGCACTCCCCCTGCCCGAGGACTCCGCCGATCTGGTGGTCTCGACTTTCGGGTTGGTGTTCGCCGAACCCGTGGCCGCGTTTGGTGAGGCTCGGCGGATCGCCCGCCCGGGAGGGCAGGTGGTGGCCACGAGTTGGGCGGCGGAGGGGCTGTTCGGCAGGCTCCGGCAGGTACTCGCCCCGTTCGCGCCGGACGCGCCCCTGCCGTGGCACGAGGATGCCGCGAGTATCCGCGAGGTGCTGGGATCGTCGGCTCAGGTGAGGCAGGCGTCCTTCGTGATGACGATCGGATCGCCGGAGCACTTCGTCGGGCTGCTCGAGCAGCACAGTGCTCCGATCGTTATGCTCTCCCGCGCGATCGGCGAGGAGTGGCCGGCGGCCCGCCAGGCGCTGGTGGACCTGATGGCCGAATCGGGAACGTGGCAGGGCGACCAGTTCGAGGTTGTGGTGCACTATCTCATCACGAGCCTGCCGGTGAGTTGA
- the dgoD gene encoding galactonate dehydratase, whose amino-acid sequence MTTITKIETFRVPPRWLFLRVETSDGIVGWGEPVLEGRAATVEAAVHEMAPQVMGSDPSRIENTWQRLTRSGFYRHGPVLNSAIAGYDQALWDIAGKTHGVPVHDLLGGAVRDRVRTYSWVGGDDPAGVREHIQARLDQGFTAVKMNASGALRHIDSPAGTADVVARARAAREVLGDQGDFALDFHGRVSPAMAHRLLPLLEELMPMWVEEPVVPELSAEHLARLVERSSIPIATGERAFSRWDFKPLLDAGIAVAQPDISHAGGISETRRIAAMAETYGVGLAPHCPLGPIALAACLQVDLASPNTVIQESSLGIHYNEGWDLLDYLVDTSPFDVRDGHIDRLTGPGLGVEVDEAEVRKAAERGHEWATPTWNHADGSLAEW is encoded by the coding sequence TTGACCACCATCACGAAGATCGAGACCTTCCGGGTGCCGCCACGGTGGCTGTTCCTGCGAGTGGAGACCAGCGACGGGATCGTCGGCTGGGGTGAGCCTGTCCTGGAGGGCCGCGCCGCCACCGTCGAGGCGGCCGTGCACGAGATGGCGCCGCAGGTCATGGGGAGCGACCCGAGCCGCATTGAGAACACCTGGCAGCGGCTCACCCGATCGGGGTTCTACCGGCACGGTCCGGTGCTGAACAGCGCGATCGCTGGGTATGACCAGGCGCTGTGGGATATCGCCGGCAAGACCCATGGCGTGCCCGTGCACGACCTCCTCGGGGGAGCGGTGCGAGACCGGGTGCGCACCTACTCCTGGGTGGGCGGGGACGACCCGGCCGGAGTCCGTGAGCACATCCAGGCCCGGCTCGACCAGGGGTTCACCGCCGTGAAGATGAACGCCTCCGGGGCGCTCCGGCACATCGACTCACCGGCAGGCACCGCCGATGTGGTGGCCAGGGCCCGGGCGGCCCGCGAGGTGCTCGGCGATCAGGGCGACTTCGCTCTCGACTTCCACGGCCGCGTCTCCCCGGCGATGGCGCACCGTCTGCTCCCGCTCCTCGAAGAGCTCATGCCGATGTGGGTGGAGGAGCCGGTGGTTCCCGAACTCTCCGCCGAGCATCTGGCCCGGCTCGTGGAGCGCAGCTCCATTCCGATCGCCACCGGCGAGCGTGCCTTCTCCCGATGGGACTTCAAGCCACTGCTGGACGCCGGGATCGCGGTGGCACAGCCGGACATCTCCCACGCCGGTGGCATCTCCGAGACCCGCCGGATCGCGGCCATGGCCGAGACCTACGGTGTGGGCCTGGCTCCGCATTGCCCGCTCGGTCCGATCGCGCTCGCGGCGTGCCTGCAGGTGGACCTGGCCTCGCCCAACACGGTGATCCAGGAGTCCAGTCTCGGTATCCACTACAACGAGGGCTGGGACCTCCTCGACTATCTGGTCGACACCAGTCCGTTCGACGTCCGCGATGGGCACATCGACCGCCTCACCGGGCCGGGTCTGGGCGTCGAGGTCGACGAGGCCGAAGTACGCAAGGCCGCTGAACGGGGACATGAGTGGGCCACGCCCACGTGGAACCATGCCGACGGCAGCCTCGCCGAGTGGTGA
- a CDS encoding FadR/GntR family transcriptional regulator, whose translation MTPRRRDHPTPFDEAVRRVEEMALDRRPGDQMPPERELAEQLAVSRLTVREALRSLAARGLIELSQGRRAVVREPSSAVLAGYFSVSMHREPHSLLELLAIRRALEGLSASAAARSATRTGIDLLEATLGRMSSAAQRLDAAQPGSAEATASLEDYVTADVAFHGTLAVVSGNSLLAQLLEGLADALGQAFRESVRGHQARGGAHAAVVQQHRVVVEAVRRTDPAAAAAAMDRHLTETASDLRAATDV comes from the coding sequence GTGACGCCGCGCCGCCGGGACCACCCGACACCCTTCGACGAGGCGGTCCGGCGCGTTGAGGAGATGGCACTCGATCGCCGCCCCGGGGATCAGATGCCGCCTGAGCGAGAGCTCGCCGAGCAACTCGCCGTCTCTCGGCTCACGGTGCGCGAGGCGCTGCGATCACTCGCCGCCCGCGGCCTGATCGAACTCAGCCAGGGGCGCCGCGCCGTCGTCCGAGAGCCCAGCAGCGCCGTGCTGGCCGGGTACTTCTCCGTCTCGATGCACCGGGAGCCGCACAGTCTTCTGGAACTGCTCGCAATCCGGCGCGCCCTCGAGGGTCTCAGTGCCTCGGCGGCCGCCCGGTCCGCCACCCGCACCGGGATCGACCTGCTGGAGGCCACACTGGGCCGGATGAGCAGCGCGGCGCAGCGCCTCGATGCTGCACAGCCGGGTTCCGCTGAGGCCACCGCCTCGCTGGAGGACTACGTGACGGCGGACGTTGCCTTCCACGGAACGCTCGCCGTCGTCAGTGGCAACTCTCTCCTGGCCCAATTGCTGGAGGGGCTCGCTGACGCTCTCGGTCAGGCGTTCCGCGAGTCGGTACGCGGGCACCAAGCCCGAGGCGGCGCGCACGCGGCCGTAGTGCAGCAGCATCGGGTGGTGGTCGAGGCAGTGCGGCGCACTGACCCGGCCGCGGCGGCGGCCGCGATGGACCGCCATCTCACAGAGACCGCCTCGGATCTACGCGCCGCCACCGACGTATAG